From Patescibacteria group bacterium, a single genomic window includes:
- a CDS encoding MBL fold hydrolase: MQNIEFLGAVGGEVTGSSYLLTSDASNQILVDFGMFQGLEETVKKNYLPLSFSPSALQAVFLTHGHLDHCGRLPLLVYGGFKGRIFMTAPTRKFVEILLQDAARVAEKDLTKQPLYSLEEVNKLLQMITVVEYNKPLRIGDFEAIFKDAGHILGSASIELIDISSDRNQKIVFSGDLGNTPQTIVKPTEYIDSADFVVMESTYGNSSHPDEDPSKVIQEEINAIEQTGGVLLIPAFAIERTQEVLHIIHHLKKDGKVSPHTPVYLDSPLGIDATLVYMNYLKYANLEINSHEDIPFNFEGLVITDDSRDSKDIINGISPKVIIAGSGMMAGGRIVHHVANYIADRKTRILFVGYQGEETMGRSILDGAKSVFIDDKRIPVHAHIRYLATLSSHADQPLLLKWLNHIKGIRKVFLTHGEDLERKALAEKIKSDFGIKDVYLPDFGESFKL, encoded by the coding sequence ATGCAAAATATAGAGTTTCTAGGAGCAGTAGGGGGAGAGGTTACAGGTTCGTCATACCTTCTGACTTCAGATGCAAGCAATCAAATTTTAGTTGATTTTGGAATGTTTCAAGGGCTTGAAGAGACTGTCAAGAAGAACTATTTACCTCTTTCTTTTTCTCCATCAGCATTGCAAGCTGTTTTTTTGACTCATGGTCATTTAGATCATTGTGGTAGATTGCCTCTTCTTGTTTATGGTGGATTTAAAGGACGGATTTTTATGACCGCTCCCACACGAAAATTTGTTGAGATATTGTTGCAAGATGCAGCGCGGGTTGCTGAGAAGGATTTAACCAAACAACCTCTTTATTCGCTAGAGGAGGTAAACAAACTCTTGCAGATGATAACTGTTGTTGAGTACAACAAACCTTTACGTATTGGTGATTTTGAAGCAATATTTAAAGATGCAGGTCATATTTTAGGTTCTGCTAGTATTGAACTTATTGATATTTCCAGTGATCGTAACCAAAAAATAGTTTTTAGCGGAGATTTAGGAAATACTCCACAGACAATTGTAAAACCCACAGAGTACATTGATTCTGCTGATTTTGTTGTAATGGAATCTACATATGGCAATTCTTCACATCCTGATGAAGATCCTTCAAAAGTGATCCAGGAGGAGATTAATGCAATTGAACAAACAGGTGGAGTGCTTCTTATTCCAGCTTTTGCAATTGAGAGGACACAAGAGGTTCTTCATATTATTCACCATCTTAAGAAAGATGGAAAAGTCTCTCCCCATACTCCTGTATATCTTGATAGTCCTTTAGGAATAGATGCTACTTTAGTGTATATGAATTATCTAAAATATGCGAATTTAGAAATAAATTCACATGAGGATATACCTTTTAATTTCGAAGGGCTTGTTATTACTGATGACTCCCGTGATAGTAAAGATATTATTAATGGTATAAGTCCAAAAGTAATTATTGCTGGATCGGGAATGATGGCAGGTGGAAGAATAGTGCACCACGTTGCGAACTACATTGCGGATAGAAAAACACGGATTTTATTTGTTGGTTATCAAGGAGAGGAGACAATGGGAAGATCTATCTTAGATGGTGCAAAGAGTGTATTTATAGATGATAAAAGAATTCCAGTGCATGCACATATTAGATATCTTGCTACACTTAGTTCACATGCTGATCAGCCTCTTCTTCTTAAATGGTTAAATCATATTAAAGGCATAAGAAAAGTTTTCCTAACGCATGGAGAAGATCTAGAGCGAAAAGCATTAGCAGAAAAAATTAAATCAGATTTCGGAATAAAAGATGTTTACCTTCCAGACTTCGGTGAGTCTTTTAAGCTGTAA